The Haloplanus salinarum genome includes a region encoding these proteins:
- a CDS encoding redoxin domain-containing protein, with the protein MNDTEPSPPDKPSVEAVLDRVRTHEFHPVDETNFTVDRTLEKHGIADLDDDDWRVRLLAVRDLVRVGDTNASDVAVGLEDDDVQVRYVCATALGILRARSAIESLERVACQDPNALARSQAMIALGQIGATRSLDLLRDRYANDDSKEVRHRAELSIDRIEKGAVAEREVEAAYRNLDEDSFEQLAVGEAAPPFELPDTDGGTWNLEDAIEDGGWTVLIWVFADWCPVCHREFDELIERRDELVEADIDVATIECHGRYRSRVMVGREFEPEYWFAEESFTESYAEQIWWPHLLDRAGAVGAKYGVDPTAYAVHAEYINRPSTIIIDRTGTVRFAYYGTFWGDRPSIEDILEMIRSEEFDFEHPERRRVTSG; encoded by the coding sequence ATGAACGATACCGAACCGAGTCCCCCCGATAAACCGTCCGTAGAGGCGGTACTCGACCGTGTTCGAACACACGAGTTCCATCCCGTCGATGAAACGAACTTTACGGTCGATCGGACGCTCGAGAAGCACGGTATAGCGGATCTCGACGACGACGATTGGCGAGTCCGACTGCTCGCCGTCCGCGACCTCGTCCGAGTCGGCGACACGAACGCGTCCGACGTCGCCGTTGGGCTCGAGGACGACGACGTGCAGGTACGCTACGTGTGTGCAACGGCACTGGGGATTCTGCGAGCCCGGAGCGCGATCGAGTCGCTCGAACGGGTGGCCTGTCAGGATCCGAACGCGCTGGCGCGGTCGCAGGCGATGATCGCGCTGGGACAGATCGGTGCCACCCGGTCACTGGATCTACTCCGTGACCGGTACGCGAACGACGATTCGAAAGAGGTCCGCCATCGAGCCGAACTCTCGATCGACCGCATCGAAAAGGGCGCAGTAGCCGAACGCGAGGTGGAGGCTGCGTATCGAAATCTCGATGAGGACAGCTTCGAACAGCTGGCAGTCGGTGAGGCCGCGCCGCCGTTCGAACTGCCGGATACTGACGGGGGGACGTGGAACCTCGAGGACGCAATCGAAGACGGCGGGTGGACAGTCCTGATCTGGGTGTTCGCCGACTGGTGTCCCGTCTGCCACCGCGAGTTCGACGAACTGATCGAACGTCGCGATGAGCTGGTGGAGGCGGACATCGACGTGGCGACGATCGAATGTCACGGCCGCTATCGCAGCCGAGTGATGGTCGGCCGGGAGTTCGAACCCGAGTACTGGTTCGCCGAGGAGTCGTTCACCGAGTCGTACGCGGAGCAGATCTGGTGGCCCCACCTCCTCGACCGTGCGGGAGCGGTCGGTGCGAAGTACGGCGTCGATCCGACGGCGTACGCCGTCCACGCCGAGTATATCAACCGTCCCTCGACGATCATCATCGATCGGACCGGAACCGTCCGTTTCGCGTATTACGGAACATTTTGGGGGGATCGTCCGTCCATCGAGGACATCCTGGAAATGATCCGGTCGGAGGAGTTCGATTTCGAGCATCCGGAACGACGGCGGGTGACGTCCGGGTGA
- the rdfA gene encoding rod-determining factor RdfA — MTDDEHSDSERKSSKVARLINEYGLGDSFGDTLERLWTADGDQRESLRDLADRFNRRLLETNLQAAGASTVDGELENLYRLLTDDDVSSGMRTEARARLEREGVEIDRLERDFVTYQAIRSYLTEYRGAEYERPSESERADSVIETIQRLQSRLRSIAEEGLERLRSTDRLTLGRFRLFVDVDVLCEECGAQYGVVELFERGGCDCDPDEE, encoded by the coding sequence GTGACTGACGACGAGCACTCCGACTCGGAACGGAAATCGAGCAAAGTGGCCCGGCTGATCAACGAGTACGGCCTCGGCGACTCGTTCGGTGATACACTCGAACGGCTGTGGACCGCCGATGGTGACCAACGTGAGAGTCTCCGCGATCTCGCGGATCGGTTCAATCGGCGGCTCCTCGAGACGAACCTGCAGGCCGCCGGCGCGTCGACCGTCGACGGGGAACTCGAAAACCTCTATCGCCTCCTCACCGACGACGACGTGAGCAGCGGGATGCGGACGGAAGCACGTGCACGCCTCGAACGCGAGGGTGTCGAGATCGATCGGCTCGAGCGTGATTTCGTCACGTACCAAGCTATCCGGTCGTACCTGACCGAGTATCGTGGTGCGGAGTACGAACGACCATCCGAGAGCGAACGAGCCGATTCCGTTATCGAAACGATCCAACGTCTTCAGTCCCGACTGCGATCTATCGCCGAGGAAGGCTTGGAACGATTGCGCTCGACTGACAGACTCACGCTCGGTCGCTTCCGCTTGTTCGTCGACGTGGATGTCCTTTGTGAGGAGTGTGGGGCCCAGTATGGCGTCGTCGAGTTGTTCGAACGGGGCGGCTGTGACTGTGACCCCGACGAAGAATAG
- a CDS encoding archaea-specific SMC-related protein, translating to MMETELLGRTGRIEVRNVGGIDETSVEFEPGITVLTGRNATNRTSLLRSIMAVMGSDDASLKADADEGQVEFTVGDERYRRTFTRTNGSVTIGGEPFLDDPEFADLFAFLLESNEARRFVARGDDLRELIMRPVDTEAIRTEIRELEREKSRIDDDLDSLADLKGDLPELERKRSRLEDDIETKRAELEDKEAEIEALDADIDKTRAEKQELESRLDDLREKRSELERVRSNIDLQQDSIESLTAEQREIETDLEELPDEPMGEHAELDQEIERLRERIGTLEREVSDLQDVIQFNEDQLQETGVVTEHLDDEDGAVTDALVDETVVCWTCGTSVETDRITTTLDQLREIRQEKLETIRTLESELSQLKEERETYREQQQRKETLERTLDDIEVEIEDRETQLETLREQRDQLNGDIEDLEAEIETLETEDFDDILGLHKEANQLEFELGRLESDLEDVTERISSIEDRLTEEEQLRSQRDEINTELRELRTQIDRIEENAVTEFNDHMETVLDILGYENLERIWIERVERTVREGRRNVEKTMFELHIVRSTDSGATFEDTIDHLSESEREVTGLVFALAGYLVHEVYETVPFMLLDSLEAIDSERIATLVEYVADYAEFLVVALLPEDAQALDDNHTQVTEI from the coding sequence GTGATGGAAACGGAATTGCTGGGACGGACGGGCCGGATCGAAGTCCGGAACGTCGGCGGGATCGACGAGACGAGCGTCGAGTTCGAACCCGGGATCACGGTTCTGACGGGGCGGAACGCGACGAACCGGACGTCGCTGCTCCGATCGATCATGGCGGTCATGGGGAGCGACGACGCCTCTCTCAAAGCTGACGCCGACGAGGGGCAGGTCGAATTCACCGTGGGTGACGAGCGCTACCGACGGACGTTCACACGGACGAACGGATCCGTAACGATCGGCGGCGAGCCGTTTCTCGACGATCCGGAATTCGCGGACCTCTTTGCCTTTTTGTTGGAATCTAACGAGGCCCGCCGTTTCGTCGCGAGGGGAGATGACCTGCGGGAATTGATCATGCGGCCGGTCGACACCGAAGCAATTCGAACCGAGATTCGCGAACTCGAGCGCGAGAAATCCCGGATCGACGACGATCTCGACTCCCTCGCCGATCTGAAGGGGGACTTACCGGAACTCGAAAGGAAGCGTAGCCGTCTCGAAGACGATATCGAGACGAAGCGTGCGGAGCTCGAGGACAAAGAGGCGGAGATCGAAGCACTGGACGCCGACATCGACAAGACACGGGCGGAGAAACAGGAACTCGAATCACGACTCGACGATCTGCGCGAGAAGCGATCGGAGCTAGAGCGGGTTCGCTCGAATATCGATCTCCAGCAGGACAGCATCGAGTCGCTCACGGCCGAGCAGCGGGAGATAGAGACCGACCTCGAGGAGCTCCCCGACGAGCCGATGGGTGAACACGCCGAACTCGACCAGGAGATCGAGCGACTGCGGGAGCGAATCGGGACACTCGAACGCGAGGTGAGTGATCTCCAAGACGTCATCCAGTTCAACGAGGATCAACTCCAGGAGACCGGGGTCGTCACGGAACACTTGGACGACGAGGATGGTGCCGTGACGGACGCTCTCGTCGACGAGACGGTGGTCTGCTGGACCTGCGGTACCTCCGTCGAGACCGATCGAATCACGACCACGCTCGACCAACTTCGGGAGATTCGACAGGAGAAACTCGAGACGATCCGGACGCTCGAATCCGAGCTGAGTCAACTGAAAGAGGAACGCGAGACGTACCGGGAACAACAGCAGCGCAAGGAAACCCTCGAGCGAACGCTCGACGACATCGAGGTCGAAATCGAGGATCGCGAAACACAACTCGAGACGCTGCGGGAGCAACGCGACCAACTTAACGGCGACATCGAGGACCTCGAAGCGGAAATCGAGACCTTGGAGACCGAGGACTTCGACGATATCCTCGGACTACACAAAGAAGCGAACCAGTTGGAATTCGAACTCGGTCGACTCGAATCCGACCTCGAGGATGTGACGGAACGGATCAGCAGCATCGAAGACCGACTGACCGAGGAAGAGCAACTCCGTTCCCAGCGCGACGAGATCAACACGGAGCTTCGAGAGCTCCGGACGCAGATCGATCGGATCGAGGAGAACGCCGTCACGGAGTTCAACGATCATATGGAGACCGTGCTCGATATCCTCGGTTACGAGAACCTCGAACGAATCTGGATCGAGCGAGTCGAACGCACCGTTCGCGAGGGTCGTCGGAACGTCGAGAAAACCATGTTCGAACTCCATATCGTCCGGAGTACGGACAGCGGCGCCACGTTCGAGGATACGATCGATCACCTCTCGGAGAGCGAACGCGAGGTAACTGGTTTGGTGTTCGCACTCGCGGGCTATCTCGTCCACGAAGTGTACGAGACGGTGCCGTTCATGCTGTTGGACTCGCTGGAGGCGATCGACTCCGAGCGCATCGCCACACTAGTCGAATACGTTGCCGATTACGCGGAGTTTCTCGTCGTCGCCTTGCTCCCCGAGGACGCACAGGCGCTCGACGACAACCACACGCAAGTGACGGAGATCTAG
- a CDS encoding IclR family transcriptional regulator: MPPDSNPEASPRTLKTVERTTRIIEALETLDGAGVTELADHLGMSKSSAYHYLTTLRQEEFVVKKGDQYELGLQLLLSGEYVRNRNLLYRYGREEVEELAESTGEYANLFTEEHGKGINLYKVRGSDAVGSGYQTEKLQRPDQLHCTATGKAILAFLPEDEREDILDLHGLPERTANTITDRDELLEELTTVRDRGYAYNDEEEVEGLRAVGAPVIDRDDNVLGSLSVAGPTSRLKGEAFDEELPEEVQRAANVIEVNINMATHGTDSRG, translated from the coding sequence ATGCCACCTGATTCGAATCCCGAGGCGTCACCGCGAACGCTGAAAACGGTGGAGCGAACGACCCGGATCATCGAGGCCCTCGAGACGCTGGACGGCGCTGGAGTCACGGAGTTGGCCGATCACCTCGGTATGTCGAAGAGTTCGGCGTACCACTACCTGACCACCCTCAGACAGGAGGAGTTCGTGGTCAAGAAAGGCGACCAGTACGAACTCGGCCTCCAGTTGTTGCTCTCCGGGGAGTACGTCCGAAACCGCAACCTCCTGTACCGGTACGGGAGGGAAGAGGTCGAGGAACTGGCCGAGTCGACCGGCGAGTACGCGAACCTCTTTACCGAAGAGCACGGCAAAGGGATCAATCTCTACAAGGTCCGCGGCAGCGACGCCGTCGGAAGCGGCTACCAGACCGAGAAACTCCAGCGGCCCGATCAGCTCCACTGCACGGCGACGGGGAAGGCGATTTTGGCGTTCCTGCCCGAGGACGAGCGTGAGGACATCCTGGATCTGCACGGACTCCCGGAACGGACGGCCAACACGATTACTGACCGGGACGAACTCCTCGAGGAACTGACCACGGTCCGCGACCGGGGCTACGCGTACAACGACGAGGAGGAAGTAGAAGGTCTCCGTGCCGTCGGGGCGCCGGTCATCGACCGCGACGACAACGTTCTCGGTTCGTTGAGCGTCGCTGGGCCGACTAGCCGGTTGAAAGGCGAGGCGTTCGACGAGGAACTCCCCGAGGAGGTCCAGCGCGCGGCCAACGTCATCGAGGTGAACATCAACATGGCGACCCACGGGACCGATTCGCGGGGCTGA
- a CDS encoding Zn-dependent hydrolase has product MKSVHQRVSEERLREDITANAEFGAVPTDQGHGRTVLTGTDANRLAREYLVDRLDAAGLDVRVDAVGNVTGRWVPEGVDPTVRAVACGSHLDSVPEGGIFDGVLGVYSGLEAVRALQGADADLDRPIEVVCFTEEEGARFSNGVLGSSVASGKRSVEDALALEDDAGVSLEAALSDIGFRGTGRLDASAWDSWLELHVEQGERLRDAGTAVGIVSAITGTIRCAVEIEGEANHSGSTTMAERTDALTAASELVLEVERATNDVVAEEGETVVGTVGSLDVWPNAINVVPGRAELGIDVRDVEYGSMERIVERVRRCLSTLEAERGVETTLERPYDIAPSAMSDRCTAALRDAAAATDVDALTLHSGAGHDTMHVASVTDAGLLFAPSRGGFSHSPREWTDWSSCATATRVLTAGLARLARE; this is encoded by the coding sequence ATGAAGTCCGTACACCAGCGTGTAAGCGAGGAGCGCCTCCGCGAGGATATCACGGCGAACGCGGAGTTCGGCGCCGTTCCGACGGACCAGGGTCACGGTCGAACCGTCCTGACCGGCACGGACGCGAACCGGCTGGCCCGGGAGTACCTGGTCGACCGACTCGACGCCGCCGGCCTCGACGTTCGCGTCGACGCCGTCGGCAACGTCACGGGACGGTGGGTGCCCGAGGGCGTCGATCCGACGGTGCGGGCGGTGGCGTGTGGAAGCCATCTCGACTCGGTCCCCGAGGGCGGCATCTTCGACGGCGTCCTCGGCGTCTACAGCGGACTGGAGGCCGTGCGAGCGCTGCAGGGGGCCGACGCCGACCTCGATCGACCGATCGAAGTCGTCTGCTTCACCGAGGAAGAGGGCGCGCGGTTCTCCAACGGCGTCCTCGGTTCGTCGGTGGCGAGCGGCAAGCGGAGCGTCGAAGACGCCCTCGCTCTCGAAGACGACGCCGGCGTGAGCCTCGAAGCGGCACTGTCCGACATCGGCTTTCGGGGGACCGGCCGCCTCGACGCGAGCGCGTGGGATTCGTGGCTCGAACTCCACGTCGAACAGGGGGAGCGCCTCCGGGACGCGGGCACGGCCGTCGGCATCGTCTCGGCGATAACGGGCACCATCCGGTGTGCGGTCGAGATCGAGGGCGAGGCGAACCACTCGGGATCGACGACCATGGCCGAGCGGACGGACGCCCTGACCGCCGCGAGCGAACTCGTCCTCGAGGTGGAGCGAGCGACGAACGACGTCGTCGCCGAGGAGGGCGAGACCGTCGTCGGAACGGTCGGGAGCCTCGACGTCTGGCCCAACGCCATCAACGTCGTCCCGGGTCGCGCGGAACTGGGGATTGACGTCCGGGACGTCGAGTACGGGTCGATGGAGCGAATCGTCGAACGCGTCCGGCGCTGCCTCTCGACGCTCGAAGCCGAGCGCGGCGTCGAGACGACGCTCGAACGGCCGTACGACATCGCACCGAGTGCGATGAGCGACCGGTGTACGGCTGCGCTTCGGGACGCGGCGGCCGCGACGGACGTCGATGCCTTGACCCTCCACTCGGGTGCGGGTCACGACACGATGCACGTCGCGAGCGTCACCGACGCGGGACTGCTGTTCGCGCCGTCACGGGGCGGGTTCTCCCACAGCCCCCGCGAGTGGACGGACTGGAGCAGTTGTGCGACGGCGACACGGGTGCTGACGGCCGGATTGGCGCGACTGGCGCGCGAATGA
- a CDS encoding DUF3830 family protein: MTQLEFDVDGQVFVADLLEDEAPRSVEALRDFLPLESELMHVRWSGHATWINIDEIDLPEIPRENHTVYPSRGDILLYPGYRNEQEILVPCGPTCFKSPAGELAGNHVARLDASREELRELEEETLRTGAKDIVVRER; the protein is encoded by the coding sequence GTGACGCAGTTAGAGTTCGACGTCGACGGCCAAGTGTTCGTAGCCGACCTGCTCGAGGACGAAGCGCCTCGATCGGTCGAAGCACTCCGGGATTTCCTCCCGCTCGAATCGGAACTGATGCACGTCCGCTGGAGTGGTCACGCGACGTGGATCAACATCGACGAAATCGACCTCCCGGAGATCCCACGCGAGAACCACACGGTCTACCCGTCGCGGGGTGACATCCTGCTCTATCCGGGCTATCGAAACGAACAGGAGATCCTCGTCCCCTGTGGTCCGACGTGTTTCAAGAGCCCCGCGGGCGAACTCGCCGGCAACCACGTCGCACGCCTCGACGCGTCGCGGGAGGAACTCCGCGAACTCGAAGAGGAGACGCTACGGACCGGCGCGAAGGACATCGTCGTCCGAGAGCGGTAG
- a CDS encoding dihydroorotase, whose amino-acid sequence MAVIDTVLVGGTVVTAESTFEGSVAIDDGTIVGVGDEGAFPDAEERIDVDGNLVLPGVVDPHTHLAGYNSVDSYETGTAAAAAGGVTSLLTFAWQGWDDGEWNDEGTLAGAVERHRDGAAPLVDCGVHPVITRESPAVFEELPALVDAGVTSFKLFTTDDIRLSNGFIGEVFRRLADLGAVGMVHTEDYSVCERRTAAVKAEPGGESTAAYPRSRPDYAEAMSAGSVARLAVAADAKYYGVHTTSEAAAEAIAAVRADGSNVRAETCTHYTALTEDAYERLGNRAIMAPPLRTSRDVDALFDRLHDGTLSVVSTDHVPLPRERKEGGPWWESAFGINSLQTSLPVFHDVAVNERGLSYSHLVRLMCRNPARTFGLPRKGRIEPGADADLVVFDPDETYTITADRNHSNADYSVYEGRTLTGRVKRTFVRGTLVADDGDIVADPGHGTFLRREVPDWG is encoded by the coding sequence GTGGCTGTGATCGATACCGTCCTCGTCGGTGGGACGGTCGTCACCGCCGAGTCGACGTTCGAGGGTTCGGTCGCCATCGACGACGGAACCATCGTCGGCGTGGGCGACGAGGGCGCGTTTCCGGACGCCGAGGAACGGATCGACGTGGACGGGAACCTCGTTTTGCCGGGCGTGGTCGACCCACACACCCACCTCGCGGGCTACAACTCGGTCGACTCCTACGAGACCGGCACGGCGGCGGCCGCAGCCGGCGGCGTCACCAGCCTCCTGACCTTCGCGTGGCAGGGCTGGGACGACGGCGAGTGGAACGACGAGGGGACACTCGCCGGCGCCGTCGAACGGCACCGCGACGGGGCGGCACCGCTCGTCGACTGTGGCGTCCACCCGGTCATCACACGGGAGTCCCCGGCGGTGTTCGAGGAACTGCCGGCACTCGTCGACGCGGGCGTCACCTCGTTCAAACTCTTCACCACCGACGACATCCGACTCTCGAACGGATTTATCGGGGAGGTGTTCCGTCGACTCGCCGACCTCGGGGCAGTCGGGATGGTCCACACCGAGGATTACTCCGTCTGCGAGCGACGGACGGCGGCGGTGAAAGCCGAACCGGGTGGGGAGTCGACGGCGGCCTACCCGCGGTCACGCCCGGACTACGCGGAAGCGATGTCGGCCGGGTCCGTCGCCCGCCTCGCCGTCGCGGCCGACGCGAAGTACTACGGCGTCCACACCACGTCCGAAGCGGCGGCAGAGGCCATCGCCGCGGTGCGAGCCGACGGTTCGAACGTCCGTGCGGAGACGTGTACACACTACACCGCGCTCACGGAGGACGCGTACGAACGGCTCGGGAACCGGGCGATCATGGCCCCGCCGCTCCGCACCTCCCGGGACGTCGACGCCCTCTTCGACCGGCTCCACGACGGGACGCTCTCGGTCGTCTCGACCGACCACGTCCCCCTGCCCCGCGAACGGAAGGAGGGCGGACCGTGGTGGGAGAGCGCGTTCGGGATCAACAGCCTCCAGACGAGTCTTCCCGTGTTCCACGACGTGGCCGTCAACGAGCGTGGTCTCTCGTACTCCCATCTCGTCCGACTCATGTGTCGCAATCCGGCGCGGACGTTCGGCCTCCCGCGGAAGGGGCGGATCGAACCCGGTGCCGACGCCGACCTCGTCGTCTTCGATCCGGACGAGACGTACACCATCACGGCGGATCGGAACCACTCGAACGCGGACTACTCGGTGTACGAGGGACGGACGCTGACGGGCCGAGTGAAACGGACCTTCGTGCGGGGGACGCTCGTCGCCGACGACGGGGATATCGTCGCCGATCCCGGGCACGGCACGTTCCTGCGGCGTGAAGTGCCGGACTGGGGGTAG
- the uraD gene encoding 2-oxo-4-hydroxy-4-carboxy-5-ureidoimidazoline decarboxylase, with protein MSERTIEELNRADRGTFVDLLGSVYEHSPWVAERSWSDRPFESIDDLHGTMKRVVEDADRERRLELLRAHPDLGERTEMTDASVEEQASAGLDRLTPEQYEAFQRLNERYRDEFGFPFIMAVRDETPDAIRAAMEERVEHSRPEEFRTAIDEVHTIARLRLDERLEP; from the coding sequence ATGAGCGAACGTACGATCGAGGAATTGAACCGGGCGGACAGGGGGACGTTCGTCGACCTCCTGGGCAGCGTGTACGAACACTCCCCGTGGGTGGCCGAGCGGTCGTGGTCCGACCGGCCCTTCGAATCGATCGACGACCTCCACGGGACGATGAAGCGGGTCGTCGAGGACGCCGACAGGGAGCGCCGACTCGAACTCCTGCGGGCACATCCGGACCTCGGAGAGCGAACCGAGATGACGGACGCCTCAGTCGAGGAACAGGCCTCCGCCGGACTCGATCGGTTGACTCCGGAACAGTACGAGGCGTTCCAGCGGCTGAACGAGCGGTATCGGGACGAGTTCGGCTTCCCGTTCATCATGGCCGTGCGGGACGAGACCCCCGACGCCATCAGGGCGGCGATGGAGGAACGGGTCGAACACTCCCGACCCGAGGAGTTCCGGACCGCCATCGACGAGGTTCACACCATCGCCCGCCTACGTCTCGACGAACGCTTGGAACCGTAG
- the pucL gene encoding factor-independent urate hydroxylase codes for MTDDPRDTDDRTMSYGKKHVNVYRTYATPLTGLREIPESTFTGKPNTLFGMEVRAQVEGEEFLPSFRDGDNTKVVATDSMKNFILHHAGDYEGATVEGFLHYVGSEFLDTYDQMEAVRMSADELQFDERPVPDGEGGFEPSDLVFRVSDNESAYGEYYLRREDGDVVIEDQQSGVTGIELVKVKDNSFVGYVQDEYTTLPERENRTLYIGLDIFWTYDDPEAAFGDDPEEYVPAEQVRDIAQVVFDEKDVNSIQDLVYQIGLRILERFPQLAEVNFESRNQTWLGVRKDDLEGDAKVLREPPRPTGFQRFSMDHSDLEEERTT; via the coding sequence ATGACCGACGACCCACGAGACACCGACGACCGGACGATGAGCTACGGAAAGAAACACGTCAACGTCTACCGGACGTACGCGACCCCGTTGACGGGGCTTCGCGAGATTCCCGAGTCGACGTTCACCGGCAAACCGAACACGCTCTTCGGGATGGAAGTGCGCGCCCAGGTCGAGGGCGAGGAGTTCCTCCCCTCGTTCCGGGACGGCGACAACACGAAGGTCGTGGCGACGGACTCGATGAAGAACTTCATCCTGCACCACGCCGGTGATTACGAGGGTGCGACCGTCGAGGGCTTCCTCCATTACGTCGGCTCGGAGTTCCTCGACACCTACGACCAGATGGAGGCGGTCCGGATGTCCGCCGACGAACTCCAGTTCGACGAGCGACCCGTTCCGGACGGTGAGGGTGGCTTCGAGCCGAGCGATCTGGTCTTCCGCGTGTCCGACAACGAATCGGCGTACGGCGAGTACTACCTCAGACGCGAGGACGGCGACGTCGTCATCGAGGACCAGCAAAGCGGCGTCACCGGCATCGAACTCGTGAAGGTGAAGGACAACTCCTTCGTCGGCTACGTTCAGGACGAGTACACCACGCTCCCGGAGCGGGAGAACCGGACGCTGTACATCGGCCTCGACATCTTCTGGACGTACGACGACCCCGAGGCCGCGTTCGGAGACGACCCCGAGGAGTACGTACCGGCCGAACAGGTCCGGGACATCGCTCAGGTGGTCTTCGACGAGAAGGACGTCAACTCGATCCAGGATCTCGTCTATCAGATCGGGCTCCGGATCCTCGAACGCTTCCCGCAGCTGGCCGAGGTGAACTTCGAGTCTAGGAACCAGACGTGGCTGGGCGTGCGAAAAGACGACCTGGAGGGTGACGCGAAAGTGCTCCGGGAACCGCCCCGCCCGACCGGCTTCCAGCGGTTTTCGATGGACCACAGCGACCTCGAGGAGGAACGGACGACATGA
- the uraH gene encoding hydroxyisourate hydrolase, translating into MTAGLTTHVLDTNREGPAEGVGVTLYRLDDGDREQVASATTNHDGRVDEPLLDADEIEAGTFELVFGVGAYYREGPTTSTFLDEVPVRFLIDDPTEHYHVPLLLSPGSYTTYRGS; encoded by the coding sequence ATGACCGCCGGATTGACCACTCACGTACTCGATACGAACCGCGAGGGACCGGCGGAGGGCGTCGGAGTGACGCTGTACCGACTCGACGACGGTGACCGCGAGCAGGTCGCGTCGGCGACGACGAACCACGACGGCCGGGTCGACGAGCCGTTGCTCGACGCCGACGAAATCGAGGCCGGAACGTTCGAACTCGTCTTCGGCGTCGGGGCGTACTACCGTGAGGGTCCCACGACCTCGACGTTTCTCGACGAGGTGCCGGTGCGGTTCCTGATCGACGACCCGACCGAACATTACCACGTACCCTTGCTGCTCTCCCCCGGTAGTTACACGACGTACCGGGGGAGTTGA
- a CDS encoding XdhC family protein: MADTSEHPWSVTSGELRGQLRRELERDARSVVVTVADVEGSAYRRPGAKMLVGDDGTPAGAVTAGCLEEPITELSMAVLDAGEPRRETFDLLEDDDDTWGIGLGCNGLIDVLVEPLDASWRAPLDHLEAGTPVTVLTVIDSTIPDLPVGARAYVGEDGSARAVADREPIPEAVLDGVDPTVSSVHGRERAATVDVETERGTASVLVDGLEPVPKLLLVGSQPDIHPVARVGSDAGFEVIVHSPRGARGPAAFPNADRVETGHPSTVGESVGTPASTYAVVMTHNLVDDRIAVETLLSETTVPYVGLMGPRDRFDRLRDDADAIVGEELDRLATPVGLDLGGGEPIEIALSIVSEALAVSNGRDGTRLKRREGPIHGRLGTERT; this comes from the coding sequence ATGGCCGACACAAGCGAACACCCGTGGAGCGTGACGTCCGGTGAGCTACGGGGACAGCTACGACGCGAGTTGGAACGCGACGCCCGTAGCGTGGTCGTCACCGTGGCGGACGTCGAGGGCTCCGCGTACCGCCGTCCCGGCGCGAAGATGCTCGTCGGTGACGACGGAACGCCGGCCGGTGCGGTCACCGCCGGCTGTCTCGAGGAGCCGATCACGGAGCTATCGATGGCGGTACTCGATGCCGGCGAACCGCGACGGGAGACGTTCGACCTGCTGGAGGACGACGACGACACCTGGGGCATCGGCCTCGGCTGTAACGGACTGATCGACGTGCTGGTCGAACCACTCGACGCGAGCTGGCGAGCCCCGCTCGACCACCTCGAGGCCGGAACGCCGGTGACGGTACTGACGGTCATCGACTCGACGATACCCGACCTCCCCGTGGGTGCACGCGCCTACGTGGGCGAGGACGGTTCCGCTCGTGCGGTCGCGGATCGCGAGCCGATCCCGGAAGCGGTCCTCGACGGCGTGGATCCCACCGTCTCGTCGGTTCATGGCCGAGAGCGGGCGGCGACGGTCGACGTCGAGACGGAGCGGGGAACGGCGTCGGTACTCGTCGACGGGCTCGAACCCGTCCCGAAACTGCTGTTGGTCGGCAGTCAGCCGGATATCCATCCGGTCGCGCGCGTCGGCTCGGACGCCGGATTCGAGGTGATCGTACACTCGCCGCGCGGAGCGCGGGGACCGGCGGCGTTTCCGAACGCCGATCGCGTCGAAACCGGTCATCCATCGACGGTCGGTGAGAGCGTCGGGACCCCCGCGTCCACGTATGCGGTCGTGATGACCCACAACCTCGTCGACGACCGGATCGCCGTCGAGACACTCCTGTCCGAGACGACCGTTCCGTACGTGGGGTTGATGGGACCGCGCGACCGGTTCGACCGACTGCGGGACGACGCCGACGCGATCGTCGGCGAGGAACTCGACCGTCTCGCGACGCCGGTCGGTCTCGACCTCGGTGGCGGGGAACCCATCGAGATCGCACTCAGTATCGTGAGCGAGGCCCTCGCGGTGAGCAACGGCCGCGATGGCACGCGACTGAAACGCAGGGAGGGTCCGATCCACGGGCGACTCGGGACCGAACGGACGTAG